The Apteryx mantelli isolate bAptMan1 chromosome Z, bAptMan1.hap1, whole genome shotgun sequence genome has a segment encoding these proteins:
- the LOC106493172 gene encoding cryptic protein-like yields MTGFERNNWRLESFHCSGLNDDVNNAVSVTKKTRDLTSVSGSRKMHRGHHVRILFTVTLVWQAIHLGKGREKEEHEKDVENVNATAQKQQPKNEGTVINTLSDMNQSYESRKQQHSRTFVPFTGITESKKLNRHCCQNGGTCILGTFCACQKHFTGRYCEYDERQSNCGSVVHGAWVLRGCRLCRCGYGTLHCLSDIMHGNCDLKAEEEEMTRLYSNGLRLQQTAFAFFCLLPFLLELCCWQL; encoded by the exons ATGACCGGGTTTGAACGAAATAATTGGAGACTTGAATCTTTCCACTGTTCTGGTTTGAATGATGACGTGAACAATGCAGTCAGCGTAACTAAGAAGACG AGGGATCTCACTAGCGTTTCGGGCTCTAGAAAAATGCACCGGGGACATCACGTTAG aattctTTTTACTGTGACTCTAGTCTGGCAGGCCATTCATTTAGGAAAAG GCCGTGAAAAAGAAGAACATGAAAAAGATGTGGAAAACGTCAATGCCACAGCACAAAAGCAACAGCCTAAAAATGAAGGGACTGTTATAAATACTCTCAGTGACATGAATCAGAGTTACgaaagcagaaagcagcagcattccAGGACATTTGTACCTTTCACTGGGATTACAGAGA GTAAAAAACTGAACAGGCATTGTTGCCAAAACGGAGGGACCTGCATCCTGGGGACTTTCTGTGCTTGCCAAAAGCATTTCACCGGCAGATACTGTGAATACGATGAGCGGCAAAG CAACTGCGGCAGCGTTGTCCATGGCGCCTGGGTGCTGCGGGGCTGTCGGCTGTGCCGGTGTGGCTACGGTACCCTGCACTGTCTCTCGGACATCATGCACGGCAACTGCG ATCTgaaagcagaagaggaggaaatgaccAGACTATATTCTAATGGCCTAAGATTACAGCAAACAGCGTTTGCATTCTTTTGCCTACTCCCCTTCCTCCTGGAGCTCTGCTGCTGGCAGCTATGA